Proteins from one Cryptomeria japonica chromosome 4, Sugi_1.0, whole genome shotgun sequence genomic window:
- the LOC131029432 gene encoding metallothionein-like protein type 2 — MSCCGGNCGCGANCSCGNGCGGCKAFPEKVVEAPLFAATASDMEYYEEMSVAGENGCKCAGGCKCGDNCTCNPCNCK; from the exons ATGTCTTGCTGTGGTGGAAATTGTGGGTGTGGTGCCAACTGCAGCTGCGGCAATGGCTGTGGAGG GTGCAAGGCCTTCCCAGAGAAGGTTGTGGAGGCCCCTCTGTTTGCTGCCACTGCTTCTGATATGGA GTATTATGAAGAAATGAGTGTGGCAGGGGAGAATGGATGCAAATGTGCAGGTGGGTGTAAGTGTGGAGACAACTGCACCTGCAATCCTTGCAACTGCAAATGA